Proteins encoded in a region of the Nitrospira sp. genome:
- a CDS encoding MoxR family ATPase, giving the protein MTARDAIADLQRRMEASIIGQRDVIRQMLVGLLANGHLLLESLPGLAKTRAVKSLAKNLDAGMRRIQFTPDLLPSDITGTEVLHQEDGKNLFQFQPGPIFGNIILADEINRAPAKVQAALLEAMEERQITVAGTTHKMPDLFMVLATQNPIEQEGTYPLPEAQLDRFLMKVLITYPDADSERGVLQLVRSEEIGKTESQVGATASQPAKADDKLPQDRVFQARKEIHAIYVAEAIERYIIDLIDATRMPKKYDDSLGKWIQYGASPRGGISLEHTARTNAWLEGRDYVTPDDVRAMVHGVLRHRLILSYDANADGISADQTIDKLVEVVAVPA; this is encoded by the coding sequence ATGACAGCGCGGGACGCGATCGCTGACCTCCAGCGACGAATGGAAGCCTCGATCATCGGGCAGCGTGACGTGATCCGGCAGATGCTTGTCGGCTTGCTTGCGAATGGGCATCTGCTGCTTGAGAGCTTGCCGGGTCTGGCCAAGACTCGAGCGGTGAAGAGCCTGGCCAAGAATTTGGATGCAGGCATGCGCCGCATTCAATTCACGCCGGATCTGCTGCCCTCCGACATCACCGGCACCGAAGTGTTGCACCAGGAAGACGGCAAGAATCTGTTCCAATTCCAGCCTGGACCGATCTTCGGGAACATCATTCTGGCCGACGAGATCAATCGGGCGCCGGCCAAGGTCCAGGCGGCATTGCTTGAAGCCATGGAAGAGCGGCAAATCACGGTTGCTGGGACGACACACAAGATGCCCGACTTGTTCATGGTGCTGGCCACACAAAATCCCATCGAGCAAGAAGGCACCTATCCGCTGCCGGAAGCGCAGCTGGACCGGTTCTTGATGAAGGTGCTGATCACCTATCCCGACGCGGACAGCGAGCGGGGAGTCCTGCAATTGGTCCGCAGCGAGGAAATCGGCAAGACAGAGTCGCAGGTCGGTGCGACTGCGTCACAGCCGGCCAAGGCAGACGACAAGCTGCCGCAGGACAGGGTGTTTCAAGCGAGAAAGGAAATCCACGCGATCTACGTAGCGGAAGCGATCGAGCGGTACATCATCGATTTGATCGATGCGACCCGCATGCCGAAGAAGTACGACGACTCGCTTGGCAAGTGGATTCAATACGGCGCCAGCCCCCGTGGCGGCATCAGTTTGGAACATACCGCCCGCACCAATGCCTGGCTCGAAGGCCGCGATTACGTCACGCCCGATGACGTGCGGGCGATGGTGCACGGCGTCTTGCGTCACCGGCTGATTCTCTCCTACGACGCGAACGCAGACGGCATCAGCGCGGACCAGACGATCGACAAATTGGTCGAAGTCGTGGCCGTGCCAGCGTGA
- a CDS encoding HdeD family acid-resistance protein, which produces MEHRHLLDHLAKNWGWIALRGAAAVIFGVLAFAWPGITLVILTLFFGAYAFTDGVFALVAAYRRREGHKAVWPLVLVGVLGVAAGVGTFLWPEMTALALLLFMAVWALSIGIFQIAAAIRLRKEIDKEWLLGASGALSVLFGLFMIASPGAGALAVVWMIAAYSIAFGLLLIALGFRLKKLLNRAELQGRAGS; this is translated from the coding sequence ATGGAGCATAGGCATCTGCTGGATCACCTGGCAAAGAACTGGGGTTGGATCGCTCTGCGCGGAGCAGCGGCGGTGATCTTCGGCGTTTTGGCCTTTGCCTGGCCGGGCATCACGCTCGTGATCTTGACGCTGTTCTTCGGCGCCTACGCATTTACCGATGGAGTCTTCGCCCTGGTTGCGGCCTATCGGAGACGTGAGGGTCACAAAGCGGTGTGGCCGCTCGTGCTGGTCGGTGTGCTCGGAGTTGCAGCGGGAGTCGGAACCTTTCTCTGGCCGGAGATGACGGCATTGGCGCTGCTCCTGTTCATGGCGGTATGGGCACTGTCCATCGGGATTTTCCAGATTGCCGCTGCGATCCGGCTCCGCAAGGAGATCGACAAGGAATGGTTGCTGGGAGCATCCGGCGCCCTGTCGGTGCTGTTCGGCCTGTTCATGATCGCGAGCCCAGGCGCCGGGGCGCTCGCGGTCGTGTGGATGATTGCCGCTTACTCGATTGCCTTCGGTCTGTTGCTGATCGCGCTTGGCTTCCGGCTGAAGAAGCTGCTAAACCGTGCTGAGCTTCAAGGCCGCGCAGGCTCATGA
- a CDS encoding DUF4136 domain-containing protein, whose amino-acid sequence MRGWLNGVVAMFVACTVGCTSIDVKTDFDPTVDFSRFKTFAFTGMTDLNQTGVLDNSLMRHRLERMIDRELRQKGLTQTSLDQHPDLLVHYRVGVKDKEQLQSRAGDERFSWGERYGWSTSYSGVSAYEYREGTLITDLVEPANNTLVWRATIVAELKDGTKKNIELTEKAIKKAFENYPPSKAK is encoded by the coding sequence ATGAGGGGGTGGTTGAACGGAGTGGTGGCCATGTTCGTGGCCTGCACCGTAGGGTGTACTTCGATTGATGTCAAGACCGACTTCGATCCGACAGTCGATTTCAGCCGGTTCAAGACATTCGCCTTTACCGGAATGACGGACCTGAATCAAACCGGGGTTCTGGACAACTCTCTGATGCGTCATCGATTGGAAAGGATGATCGACAGGGAACTTCGGCAGAAAGGATTGACGCAGACCAGCCTCGACCAGCACCCGGATTTATTGGTGCATTACCGGGTGGGTGTGAAAGACAAGGAGCAACTGCAAAGCAGGGCTGGCGACGAGAGGTTCAGCTGGGGAGAAAGATATGGCTGGAGTACCAGCTACAGCGGGGTCTCGGCGTATGAGTATCGAGAAGGGACGTTGATTACGGATTTGGTCGAGCCGGCAAACAATACATTGGTGTGGCGAGCCACAATAGTGGCCGAGCTGAAAGATGGCACGAAAAAGAACATCGAACTGACCGAGAAAGCGATTAAAAAGGCGTTCGAAAATTATCCGCCGTCCAAGGCGAAGTAG
- a CDS encoding multicopper oxidase domain-containing protein, with amino-acid sequence MAQDVSGSFAKNVMCSSWKTCLAGVLGIMLCLSGNESAQATTGVGPYEVPQVLDGNPDPNIVETYIVADEATVNIGNGVTANAMAFKSCSNAGLTNCTQAAIPGPEFRLKVGNRVIVHFVNNLNKSGLTPEANVSGIHWHGIELNNQSDGTEVTQHAVAPGGTFDYDFIVSRPGIFWYHPHHHSSTNQVAKGLYGSIIIEDNKGYEQGLRGGVIPSADQTKTLVLSDITVCKAAGYNPATYADGLPHVSGIDSTGLNKWQINYSNHDLTQSPSILCEDYPLNANGVYTPYLYGAGDVPNIQSPSLTGRMSEGFTVLTNGVNVGGRSLTIDESGVWTVGDLDSDAKTLDVKAGQGLRLQIVNPSPVRYMRLRLTAGSGAGTTQINLVRIGGQGGLLNNAIVEGGTVSGFDTKYGQGEILVPPAGRADVVAAIPPDASGVLTLWQQDYQRVLDTWSWTPTVPVMHLNVIDSLNPAYSIWAGRALLAGTGGAVLPLDTLTGNLDLKGSENGSTNPDIQLTFWANSGAFEGSIDGVPMPRDFTGLGKDGMQSSGNPFYLASARHAALANTMELMVTNTTGAHHPFHLHGFSFQPKSLTSSIGGGSYSFPYNEFLDILDVPAFSTLTFRVSLVDRPTMNKSAGGGLGRWLFHCHILPHATFGMMSELHVHKK; translated from the coding sequence ATGGCGCAAGATGTATCGGGCAGTTTTGCGAAAAACGTGATGTGTAGCAGTTGGAAAACATGTCTCGCCGGGGTCTTGGGGATCATGCTGTGCCTGTCCGGCAACGAATCGGCGCAGGCCACAACGGGAGTTGGGCCGTATGAGGTTCCGCAGGTGCTCGACGGTAACCCCGATCCCAACATCGTCGAGACATATATTGTGGCAGACGAGGCAACTGTCAATATTGGCAATGGGGTGACGGCGAACGCGATGGCGTTTAAGAGCTGTTCAAACGCTGGCTTAACCAATTGTACTCAGGCCGCCATACCTGGTCCGGAGTTTCGGCTCAAGGTAGGAAACCGGGTCATCGTGCATTTTGTGAATAACCTCAATAAGTCAGGTTTGACGCCAGAGGCGAATGTGTCAGGTATTCACTGGCATGGCATCGAGTTGAACAATCAAAGCGATGGCACGGAAGTGACACAGCATGCAGTGGCTCCAGGGGGTACGTTCGATTACGATTTCATCGTCAGCCGGCCGGGGATCTTCTGGTACCACCCCCATCACCACTCGTCGACTAACCAAGTGGCCAAAGGGCTCTACGGGTCGATCATTATTGAAGATAATAAGGGATATGAGCAAGGCCTCCGGGGTGGGGTCATCCCATCGGCAGATCAAACCAAGACGCTGGTGCTCAGCGACATCACGGTCTGTAAAGCTGCTGGGTACAACCCGGCCACTTATGCTGACGGTCTGCCGCACGTCAGTGGCATAGACTCGACTGGCTTGAACAAGTGGCAGATCAACTACTCAAATCATGATTTGACTCAATCCCCCAGCATTCTCTGCGAGGACTATCCGCTTAATGCAAATGGAGTGTATACACCGTATTTATACGGTGCCGGAGACGTTCCGAACATTCAATCTCCCAGTTTGACTGGTCGTATGAGTGAAGGGTTTACGGTCCTGACCAACGGCGTCAATGTCGGTGGGAGGAGCCTGACGATTGATGAGTCAGGCGTATGGACCGTAGGTGATCTTGATAGCGACGCGAAGACGCTTGACGTCAAGGCCGGTCAGGGACTGCGGCTGCAGATTGTGAATCCCTCGCCGGTCCGGTACATGCGTCTTCGGTTGACGGCTGGCAGCGGTGCTGGGACGACGCAAATCAATCTGGTTCGAATCGGTGGACAAGGGGGGCTGCTCAACAACGCGATTGTGGAGGGGGGCACTGTGAGTGGTTTCGATACGAAATATGGGCAGGGCGAAATTCTGGTTCCGCCCGCAGGTCGTGCGGATGTGGTGGCGGCAATTCCGCCGGACGCCTCGGGCGTGCTCACCCTCTGGCAGCAGGATTATCAGCGAGTGCTCGACACATGGTCGTGGACTCCGACGGTGCCGGTGATGCATCTGAACGTGATTGATTCTTTGAACCCTGCGTACTCCATTTGGGCCGGTAGGGCTCTGCTTGCGGGCACTGGGGGGGCTGTCCTGCCGCTCGATACATTAACGGGTAATCTTGACCTTAAAGGCAGTGAAAACGGGTCAACGAATCCAGATATCCAGCTGACGTTCTGGGCCAACAGCGGTGCGTTTGAGGGGTCTATTGACGGGGTTCCGATGCCGCGTGACTTCACAGGCCTCGGGAAAGATGGTATGCAAAGCTCCGGCAATCCTTTTTATCTGGCATCAGCCCGTCATGCAGCCCTCGCCAATACGATGGAGCTGATGGTGACCAATACGACGGGGGCGCACCATCCGTTTCATTTGCACGGGTTTTCGTTTCAGCCGAAGAGCCTGACATCCTCAATAGGAGGAGGATCCTACAGCTTCCCGTATAATGAGTTTCTGGACATCCTGGATGTGCCTGCGTTTTCTACCCTCACGTTCCGGGTCTCCTTGGTCGACCGGCCGACGATGAACAAGTCTGCAGGGGGAGGGCTGGGTCGGTGGCTGTTCCATTGCCACATCCTTCCTCATGCCACGTTCGGCATGATGTCGGAGCTTCACGTCCACAAGAAGTAG
- a CDS encoding ABC transporter substrate binding protein, translating to MRPTFFVLSLFLFTSLSGTAGATEIAVLKSAGLLYSEQPVVGFKAGLPATTSIKEYNLNGQLAEGRQIAKSLRASPPDLIFPVGLKAAMAAKLEIFDQPVVFCMVLNPEAHGLPAPNMIGIAVQLPAATQLAALRAVIPNRNRVGVLYDEERNGDFIRQAHRAAEQQGLELLAVAVQRQAVGQQAAHIALARLSGQHALVGVLQTPKSSQLALNLNSAEHVGLALPPEVIGMAGHLFEGPGAPAQESGQEGHSDLIP from the coding sequence ATGCGGCCAACTTTCTTCGTTCTCTCTCTCTTCTTGTTCACAAGCCTATCCGGCACCGCGGGCGCCACAGAAATTGCCGTCCTCAAATCGGCCGGTCTCCTATACTCTGAACAACCCGTGGTCGGGTTTAAGGCGGGACTCCCTGCAACCACATCGATCAAGGAATATAACCTCAACGGCCAACTTGCAGAAGGACGGCAAATCGCCAAGTCTTTGCGAGCCTCTCCCCCCGATTTGATCTTCCCCGTCGGTCTGAAGGCTGCGATGGCCGCCAAGCTGGAGATTTTCGATCAGCCGGTGGTGTTCTGCATGGTGCTCAACCCGGAAGCCCATGGGCTCCCTGCCCCTAACATGATAGGAATTGCTGTCCAGCTGCCTGCAGCGACACAACTCGCGGCGCTTCGCGCCGTCATACCGAATCGCAATCGCGTCGGGGTTCTCTATGACGAAGAGCGAAACGGTGACTTTATCCGTCAGGCACATCGGGCAGCCGAACAACAGGGGTTGGAGCTCCTCGCGGTCGCAGTTCAGCGCCAAGCAGTGGGACAGCAGGCGGCTCATATTGCGCTCGCTCGTCTTAGCGGACAACACGCGTTAGTCGGTGTGCTCCAGACTCCCAAGAGCTCTCAATTGGCGCTGAACTTGAACTCCGCAGAGCACGTCGGCCTCGCTCTGCCCCCAGAGGTGATAGGTATGGCCGGTCACCTGTTCGAAGGGCCGGGAGCACCGGCCCAAGAATCGGGCCAAGAGGGCCATTCCGATTTGATCCCCTAG
- a CDS encoding HAMP domain-containing sensor histidine kinase, with amino-acid sequence MVEPAQTSLPFSITLGAKLTLSTASILVAAGLLLGWLFIQQQVRSAAENLVQSGTLLAQHLAGMGRFSIVAGDTHRLDQLIQEILVVRPVAYVAIVSWGGELQAGSGKDEWQQQFFAQPAGKHQFSVTKLVQPRRLAAAMNEPLVTGIWLAGTGPVLRSTIEFTPGELLSLMGGSDLPIFYDLLVQMPRHPRATVWDPALHLTLEEQSDMPEGPAVLQSVAPALVQIGLSTSDLQHVLRRLLWQTMLIRLSTLAGVLGIIALLARRITIPLQGLTAAATKLADGEPVPTLAIRTHDEIGTLIQVFNTMTATLQSREHELRELTHTLEDRVETRTMELAAANVKLRELDRRKSIFVSTASHELRTPLTSMKVDLANLRDGIDGAVTDDQRRSLVRVEANLSRLRTLIDDLLDLSQIEMGRTTVRLEPVALGNVISKTVEELRPFSSERRVSFAISLPSDLPLVRADPDKLRQILLNLLHNAVKFAPVDTIVDLTVTRIFADEIRVSVCDVGPGIAPEDADKIFQPFYRAPTIRKRTKGAGLGLGIAKLLVELHQGRLWVETKLNRGSCFSFTLHAVTPPRLASAELPSDHQLA; translated from the coding sequence ATGGTTGAACCGGCACAGACATCCCTACCATTCTCGATCACGCTCGGAGCGAAGCTCACCCTCAGTACGGCCTCCATTCTGGTTGCCGCCGGCCTCTTGTTAGGCTGGTTGTTTATCCAACAACAAGTGCGATCGGCTGCTGAAAACTTGGTGCAAAGTGGAACGCTGCTCGCGCAACATCTGGCAGGCATGGGGCGATTCAGTATCGTTGCCGGCGATACCCATCGGCTGGATCAACTCATCCAGGAGATTCTCGTCGTCAGACCGGTGGCGTATGTGGCGATCGTGTCTTGGGGCGGTGAGCTCCAAGCCGGCTCGGGAAAAGACGAGTGGCAACAGCAATTTTTCGCTCAACCGGCAGGCAAGCACCAGTTTTCGGTGACGAAATTGGTCCAGCCCCGCCGGCTCGCCGCCGCTATGAACGAGCCGCTCGTCACCGGGATTTGGCTCGCCGGCACCGGACCGGTTCTTCGATCGACCATCGAATTTACCCCGGGAGAATTGCTGAGCCTCATGGGAGGTTCGGACCTCCCGATCTTTTACGACCTGCTGGTCCAGATGCCGCGTCACCCTCGCGCAACCGTATGGGATCCTGCCCTGCACCTCACGCTGGAGGAGCAGTCGGATATGCCGGAAGGCCCCGCCGTTCTTCAGTCTGTGGCTCCCGCACTTGTGCAGATCGGGCTTTCGACGTCAGACCTTCAGCATGTCCTGCGTCGGTTGTTGTGGCAAACGATGCTCATTAGGCTGAGCACACTGGCAGGGGTATTAGGTATCATCGCCCTGCTGGCGCGCCGAATTACCATTCCATTGCAAGGGCTCACCGCCGCAGCGACCAAACTTGCCGATGGGGAACCGGTACCGACTCTGGCCATACGCACACACGATGAAATCGGAACCCTGATACAGGTCTTCAACACCATGACCGCGACGTTGCAATCCCGCGAGCACGAGTTGCGCGAACTGACTCACACCCTGGAAGACCGCGTTGAAACCCGCACAATGGAGCTTGCCGCCGCCAACGTCAAACTGCGGGAGCTCGACCGACGCAAGTCGATTTTCGTCTCCACGGCCTCACACGAATTGCGTACGCCTTTGACGTCGATGAAAGTCGACCTGGCCAATCTGCGGGATGGGATAGATGGAGCCGTCACCGACGATCAGCGACGATCGCTTGTGCGCGTGGAAGCCAACCTCTCACGCCTTCGGACCTTGATCGATGACCTGCTGGATCTCTCCCAAATCGAGATGGGCCGAACCACTGTCCGCTTGGAACCGGTGGCGCTCGGGAACGTGATCTCCAAAACCGTCGAAGAGCTTCGCCCCTTCAGTTCCGAACGCCGCGTGAGCTTCGCGATCTCGCTCCCGTCCGATCTGCCCCTGGTCCGTGCCGACCCCGACAAATTGCGACAGATCCTCCTCAATCTCCTCCACAATGCGGTCAAATTCGCACCGGTAGACACGATCGTCGATCTGACCGTCACGAGAATATTCGCCGATGAAATCCGGGTCTCCGTGTGCGATGTCGGGCCCGGCATCGCCCCGGAAGATGCGGACAAGATTTTCCAGCCGTTCTATCGCGCGCCCACCATACGCAAGCGGACCAAGGGAGCAGGGCTTGGACTGGGCATCGCCAAGTTATTGGTCGAGCTGCATCAAGGGCGCCTGTGGGTTGAGACAAAACTGAACCGAGGCAGCTGTTTTTCGTTTACGCTGCACGCGGTCACACCGCCACGATTGGCCTCGGCAGAGCTCCCATCAGACCATCAACTTGCCTAA
- a CDS encoding sigma-54 dependent transcriptional regulator, with protein MQARILIVDDDQDILNALKKRLTWMGHEVLTAEDGERALRLATEEAPDLMLLDIELPDLSGLDVLKQLAEKRSGIPPQIVPEVIVITAFGTIDRAVEAMRLGACDFLTKPFEPDYLSIVIEKATAQMALTRQIGLLQTEVGGRYEHVIGQSPRMIELLETARRVADSSATVLLLGETGVGKEVIARALHRWSPRASKPFVVVHCGALPESLLENELFGHEKGAYTGAVRREPGKIESAEGGTVFLDEIGDMPAGLQTRLLRLLQDQEFYRVGGVQPIRTNVRFVAATNKDLKEAIQEGLFRQDLFYRLNVISLTLPPLRKRPEDLPGLVDHFVRRHGATMGRRPFAVSEDALELIREYHWPGNVRELENVLVRAIALCPDDCIEPEHLGIKVRRKLPVEADFAEDDSLNYHAVMEQYSRKVIEEGLRRAGWNQTKAAELLGLQRTYLTRLIRQRGVSAKPPSI; from the coding sequence ATGCAGGCACGTATCCTCATTGTCGATGATGATCAAGATATTCTCAACGCCCTCAAGAAGCGTTTGACCTGGATGGGGCATGAGGTGCTCACGGCCGAGGATGGCGAACGGGCGCTCAGACTGGCGACGGAGGAGGCTCCTGATCTGATGCTGCTCGACATCGAATTGCCGGATCTCAGCGGACTCGATGTCCTCAAACAGCTTGCTGAGAAACGTTCCGGCATTCCACCTCAGATTGTCCCGGAAGTGATCGTCATCACGGCGTTCGGGACGATCGATCGGGCTGTGGAGGCGATGCGGCTTGGGGCGTGCGATTTTCTGACGAAGCCGTTTGAGCCCGATTACCTCTCCATCGTGATTGAGAAGGCCACGGCACAGATGGCTCTCACGCGTCAGATTGGTCTCCTACAAACGGAAGTGGGAGGACGGTATGAGCATGTGATCGGACAGAGCCCACGCATGATTGAACTACTTGAGACAGCGCGGCGAGTAGCCGACTCTTCCGCCACGGTGCTGTTACTGGGTGAAACAGGGGTGGGCAAAGAGGTGATAGCACGCGCGCTGCATCGGTGGAGCCCACGAGCCTCGAAGCCGTTTGTCGTCGTGCACTGCGGGGCTTTACCCGAGAGCTTATTGGAAAACGAGCTATTCGGACACGAGAAAGGCGCCTACACCGGAGCGGTGAGGCGCGAACCGGGCAAAATCGAATCAGCGGAAGGCGGCACCGTGTTTCTCGATGAGATCGGCGACATGCCGGCGGGACTTCAGACCCGTCTGCTTCGCCTGCTGCAGGATCAGGAATTCTACCGTGTCGGCGGCGTTCAACCCATACGCACCAATGTGCGTTTTGTCGCGGCGACGAACAAGGATCTGAAAGAGGCCATTCAGGAGGGACTGTTCCGGCAGGATTTGTTCTATCGCCTGAATGTCATCTCGCTTACGTTGCCTCCTTTGCGGAAACGACCGGAGGATCTGCCGGGATTGGTGGATCATTTTGTTCGGCGACATGGGGCTACCATGGGTCGTCGTCCTTTCGCGGTGAGCGAAGATGCCCTGGAGCTGATTCGCGAGTATCACTGGCCTGGAAACGTGCGTGAGTTGGAAAACGTTCTGGTGCGGGCCATCGCACTCTGCCCCGATGACTGTATTGAACCGGAACATCTCGGGATCAAGGTCAGGCGAAAGCTGCCGGTGGAAGCGGACTTTGCGGAAGACGATAGTCTGAACTACCATGCGGTGATGGAGCAGTACAGCCGGAAAGTTATTGAGGAAGGGTTGCGCCGAGCGGGATGGAATCAAACCAAGGCAGCCGAACTTCTCGGGCTGCAACGCACCTATCTAACGAGGCTCATCAGGCAGAGAGGTGTATCTGCCAAGCCTCCTTCCATATAA